In Bacillus sp. SB49, a single window of DNA contains:
- a CDS encoding DHH family phosphoesterase, whose translation MPNFFKKPTMSGHLWIIYLISLVLLGFIWYYQWTLGLMMTLFLAASIFYSVRTEQNMISETEEYISTLSYRVKKVGEEALLEMPIGIILFSENFTIEWANPYMNRFTEEDSIVGQSLKKLSDQIIPAVKEDEDEVWLTIGNYKFQTVIKREERLLYLFDRTRQTEIHNRYENEQTVLSVIFLDNYEEITQGMDDTAKSHINSQVTSILNKWAGDYGIYLKRTSQERFMAVLNQEILATLEKAKFEILDDVRELITDQNVPLTLSFGIGVGPVSLPELGELAQSSLDLALGRGGDQVAIKDDSGKVRFYGGKTNPMEKRTRVRARVISHAMKELVQESEKVLIMGHKSPDMDSVGASIGILKIAQANDKEAAIVLDPDDIDTGVQRMIEEIEKDEDLWRYFLSPQDALEMVTNDTLLVIVDTHKPSMVIEEKLLSKTEHVVVIDHHRRAEEFISDPTLVYMEPYASSTAELVTELLEYQPKKLKLSMLESTALLSGIIVDTKSFTLRTGSRTFDAASYLRSKGADTVLVQKFMKEDLDIYIRRSKLIEQASVYRDGIAISTGDKGESYGPVIIAQAADTLLTMSGIVASFVISERKDGRIGISARSLGDINVQVIMEKMNGGGHLTNAATQLEDTTIEDAKALLQDIIDEYFEGGDFE comes from the coding sequence ATGCCGAATTTCTTTAAAAAACCAACGATGAGCGGACACTTGTGGATCATTTATTTGATCTCTCTTGTGCTGCTTGGATTCATTTGGTATTACCAGTGGACATTGGGACTGATGATGACGCTGTTTTTAGCTGCGTCCATCTTTTACAGTGTCCGTACGGAACAGAATATGATCAGCGAAACAGAGGAATATATTTCGACGCTTTCCTACCGGGTCAAGAAGGTAGGGGAAGAGGCGTTACTCGAGATGCCGATCGGGATCATCCTCTTCAGTGAGAATTTCACGATTGAATGGGCGAATCCCTACATGAACAGGTTCACAGAGGAGGACTCGATCGTCGGTCAGTCTCTTAAGAAGCTGTCCGATCAAATCATCCCTGCCGTCAAGGAAGATGAGGATGAAGTGTGGCTTACGATCGGCAACTATAAGTTCCAGACGGTCATCAAGCGTGAGGAACGGCTGCTTTACTTGTTCGACAGGACGCGGCAGACCGAAATCCATAATCGCTATGAGAACGAACAGACGGTGCTGTCTGTCATCTTCCTGGATAACTATGAAGAGATCACTCAAGGGATGGACGATACAGCGAAGAGTCATATCAACTCCCAGGTGACGTCGATATTGAATAAATGGGCCGGCGATTACGGCATTTATTTGAAACGGACGTCTCAGGAGCGCTTCATGGCAGTCTTGAACCAGGAGATTCTGGCAACGCTTGAAAAGGCGAAGTTCGAAATTCTGGATGATGTCCGTGAGCTGATTACCGATCAGAACGTCCCGTTGACGCTCAGCTTCGGTATCGGTGTCGGACCGGTCAGCCTGCCGGAGCTTGGCGAACTGGCTCAGTCCAGTCTCGACCTTGCACTGGGGCGCGGCGGAGATCAGGTGGCGATCAAGGATGACTCCGGGAAAGTCCGCTTCTACGGCGGTAAAACGAATCCGATGGAGAAACGGACCCGTGTCCGGGCCCGCGTTATCTCCCATGCGATGAAGGAGCTCGTCCAGGAGAGTGAAAAGGTGCTCATCATGGGGCACAAGTCTCCGGATATGGATTCGGTCGGGGCATCGATCGGGATTCTGAAGATCGCTCAGGCGAATGATAAAGAAGCAGCGATTGTTCTTGATCCCGACGATATCGATACAGGTGTCCAACGGATGATTGAAGAGATCGAGAAGGATGAGGACTTGTGGCGTTACTTCCTGTCACCTCAGGATGCGCTTGAAATGGTGACGAACGATACGCTGCTTGTCATTGTCGATACGCACAAGCCGTCGATGGTCATCGAAGAGAAATTGTTATCGAAGACCGAACATGTCGTCGTCATCGATCACCACCGCCGGGCCGAAGAGTTCATCTCCGATCCGACGCTCGTGTACATGGAACCGTACGCATCTTCGACTGCAGAACTTGTGACGGAATTGCTGGAATACCAGCCGAAGAAGCTGAAACTGTCGATGCTTGAATCGACGGCGCTGCTGTCAGGAATCATCGTCGATACGAAGAGCTTCACGCTGAGAACCGGCTCGCGCACGTTCGACGCGGCGTCCTACCTTCGTTCTAAAGGAGCGGACACCGTCCTTGTGCAGAAGTTCATGAAAGAAGACCTTGATATTTATATACGGAGAAGCAAGCTGATCGAGCAGGCGAGCGTGTACAGGGATGGAATTGCCATCTCGACCGGGGACAAAGGCGAATCCTATGGACCGGTCATCATCGCTCAGGCCGCCGATACGCTGCTTACGATGAGCGGTATCGTCGCATCCTTCGTCATTTCCGAACGTAAAGACGGACGAATCGGCATCAGCGCCCGTTCGCTTGGGGACATCAACGTCCAGGTCATCATGGAGAAGATGAACGGCGGAGGGCATTTGACGAATGCGGCGACCCAATTGGAAGACACAACGATTGAAGATGCGAAAGCATTGTTGCAAGATATAATTGATGAGTATTTTGAAGGGGGAGACTTTGAATGA
- a CDS encoding YybS family protein, producing the protein MNKSRRLTEGALMAGIYLILLLLSLYMPIIGPFMIFVLPVPFAYYAHRHGWKPGALVFLVALIFSLLFATVISPVTLLAGIGGLFLGGAMHKKRGSYETLAIGSVGFIIGIVLLFLATQFVFDVNWIDDFNNNLEEGVTSAENLLSGVMDEEQVEQQIAAMREQIAFLPDIMPSILAMTGIVLAFLNQWITYKVINRVEKKSYRFVSFKNFRLPSAVLWYYLIALILNLIVGDGGGLLYLAAINIFTLTGTLIVIQGFSFVFFYAGVKKWSKAIPVVLIVFTLLLPQLMLYLVRILGIIDLGFPLRERLGETKDK; encoded by the coding sequence ATGAATAAATCACGAAGATTAACGGAAGGGGCTTTGATGGCCGGTATCTACTTGATATTGCTGCTGCTTTCTTTGTATATGCCGATTATTGGTCCTTTCATGATATTTGTCCTGCCCGTACCGTTCGCTTATTACGCGCATCGGCATGGGTGGAAACCCGGAGCCCTGGTGTTCCTGGTGGCTTTGATCTTTTCCTTGCTGTTTGCGACAGTGATATCGCCGGTCACGCTGCTTGCCGGCATCGGCGGCCTGTTCCTTGGTGGTGCCATGCATAAGAAGCGCGGATCCTATGAGACGCTGGCCATCGGTTCGGTCGGCTTCATCATCGGAATCGTTCTATTGTTCCTTGCTACTCAGTTTGTGTTCGACGTCAACTGGATCGATGACTTCAACAACAATCTGGAAGAAGGAGTCACTTCCGCAGAGAACCTTCTCTCCGGTGTGATGGACGAGGAGCAGGTCGAGCAGCAGATTGCCGCCATGCGGGAGCAGATCGCGTTTCTCCCTGACATCATGCCTAGTATTCTCGCTATGACAGGAATCGTCCTTGCGTTCCTGAATCAGTGGATTACGTACAAGGTGATCAACCGGGTGGAGAAGAAGTCGTACCGTTTCGTCTCCTTCAAGAACTTCCGGCTGCCGTCTGCTGTATTATGGTACTACTTGATTGCATTGATTTTGAATCTGATTGTCGGAGACGGAGGCGGGCTGCTTTATTTAGCCGCCATCAACATCTTCACGTTGACAGGGACGCTGATCGTCATCCAAGGCTTTTCTTTCGTATTTTTCTATGCCGGTGTGAAGAAATGGTCCAAGGCAATTCCGGTGGTGCTCATCGTTTTCACCTTGCTTCTTCCACAATTGATGCTGTATCTTGTAAGAATCTTAGGTATAATTGATTTAGGATTTCCATTGCGGGAACGCTTGGGAGAAACGAAGGATAAATAG
- a CDS encoding histidinol-phosphatase HisJ family protein, with product MRTDYHVHMAETGNLDIDYLRTYIQKAKEEGIEELGISEHAYFFQETSAILSNPWVENRRTLEFDTYQKMFDAAEEAGLPIKMGIEMDYMPGKEKEMKDFIDAHPFDYVIGSVHWIDDWGIDLAIFRDEYEKRDLKEVYRQYFDRVVTLAESGLFDFVGHIDVIKVFGYRPDDEAFLKEQYERAAKALASTNTCIEISTAGLRKPVGIMYPDPVLLQICKDHGVGIVLCSDAHKPDHIGYRYGEAIDLAKSVGYDSVHVFSNRKATVHPID from the coding sequence ATGCGTACCGACTATCATGTTCATATGGCAGAAACTGGCAACTTAGATATCGACTACCTCAGAACCTACATACAAAAAGCGAAAGAAGAAGGCATTGAAGAACTCGGCATATCCGAGCACGCTTATTTCTTCCAGGAAACGAGTGCGATCCTCTCGAACCCGTGGGTGGAGAATCGCAGAACCCTTGAATTCGATACGTACCAGAAGATGTTCGATGCGGCAGAGGAAGCCGGGCTTCCTATTAAGATGGGAATAGAAATGGACTATATGCCGGGAAAAGAAAAAGAGATGAAAGACTTCATCGACGCCCATCCCTTCGACTATGTGATCGGATCCGTTCACTGGATCGATGATTGGGGAATCGATCTCGCCATTTTCCGGGACGAGTACGAAAAGCGTGATTTGAAAGAAGTGTACCGTCAGTATTTCGACCGGGTCGTCACTCTGGCAGAATCCGGCCTGTTCGATTTCGTCGGTCATATCGATGTCATCAAAGTATTCGGCTATCGACCGGATGATGAGGCGTTTCTGAAAGAACAGTATGAACGCGCAGCCAAAGCGCTGGCGTCGACCAACACATGCATCGAGATCAGCACGGCAGGTCTCCGGAAGCCGGTCGGCATCATGTATCCGGACCCTGTGCTGCTGCAGATTTGTAAGGATCACGGCGTCGGGATCGTCCTTTGTTCGGACGCTCATAAACCGGACCATATCGGGTACCGATACGGGGAAGCAATCGACCTCGCGAAGTCGGTCGGCTACGATAGTGTGCACGTTTTCTCCAATAGAAAAGCGACGGTACACCCGATCGACTGA
- a CDS encoding IS3 family transposase (programmed frameshift) produces the protein MNKWSKEEKLSIVLRYQNENISIRGLSEELDIDNSSLRYWVKLFEYHGNEAFHFPYTNYPPAFKLKVINYIQETGSSIREASALFHIPDFSMVRRWIVKWKQGGLAALGPAQEDQLLMAKDKSNKPSRSFKSIEEEIEYLRMENAYLKKLNALVEEEQEPTERQKAQTVFELRHAFPVYKLVKVAGIPRSTYYYHVKQMGKTDPDRELKEKITGIFHQSDRKYGYRRVQNQLENEGIHVNHKKVYRLMKELGLRCQVRMKKYHSYKGKVGEVADNLLNREFTASKPNQKWVTDITEFKLFGEKLYLSPILDLFNGEIITYTIGLRPTYALVAEMLENGLQRLNPEDELMMHSDQGWHYQMRPYRERLQEAGITQSMSRKGNCHDNAVIENFFGIMKSELLYYKEFESIEHFKEQLAAFMDNYNHQRIKSKLRMSPIQFREKFNKAS, from the exons ATGAATAAATGGAGTAAAGAAGAAAAGTTAAGCATTGTGTTGAGATATCAAAACGAAAACATCAGTATACGAGGACTTTCCGAAGAACTCGATATCGATAATTCTTCGTTACGATATTGGGTCAAATTGTTTGAGTATCATGGGAATGAAGCTTTTCACTTTCCCTATACAAACTACCCTCCTGCCTTTAAACTGAAGGTAATTAACTATATTCAGGAAACAGGATCCTCTATACGTGAAGCTTCCGCTCTCTTTCACATTCCAGACTTCTCCATGGTTCGCCGATGGATCGTGAAGTGGAAACAGGGCGGCCTGGCGGCCTTGGGTCCTGCACAGGAGGATCAACTACTTATGGCTAAGGACAAATCCAATAAACCGTCTCGTTCTTTCAAATCGATAGAAGAAGAAATCGAATACCTACGCATGGAGAACGCTTATCTAAAAAAATTAAATGCCTTAGTCGAAGAGGAA CAAGAACCAACCGAAAGGCAAAAAGCCCAAACGGTCTTCGAACTAAGGCACGCCTTCCCTGTATATAAACTCGTCAAGGTAGCTGGTATCCCCCGTAGTACTTACTACTATCACGTGAAGCAGATGGGGAAAACAGATCCTGATCGTGAGCTGAAAGAAAAGATCACGGGAATCTTCCATCAGTCTGATAGGAAATACGGGTATCGTCGGGTTCAAAATCAATTGGAGAATGAAGGTATTCATGTGAATCATAAAAAAGTTTACCGCCTGATGAAAGAGTTAGGCCTTCGATGCCAAGTTCGCATGAAGAAATACCATTCTTATAAAGGGAAAGTCGGTGAAGTAGCCGATAATCTCTTGAATAGGGAATTTACAGCTTCGAAACCGAATCAGAAATGGGTAACGGATATTACGGAGTTTAAATTGTTTGGTGAAAAACTCTATCTTTCTCCCATTCTGGACTTATTTAATGGTGAAATCATTACGTATACGATTGGATTGCGCCCTACGTACGCCTTGGTAGCGGAAATGTTGGAGAACGGCCTTCAGCGTTTGAACCCGGAAGACGAATTAATGATGCATTCCGACCAGGGATGGCATTATCAAATGCGTCCCTATCGAGAACGCCTTCAAGAGGCAGGCATCACCCAAAGTATGTCTAGAAAAGGGAACTGTCACGATAATGCCGTGATAGAAAACTTCTTCGGCATCATGAAATCAGAGCTTTTATACTACAAAGAATTTGAAAGTATCGAGCACTTCAAAGAGCAACTGGCAGCATTTATGGATAATTATAATCATCAAAGAATTAAGTCGAAACTCCGCATGAGTCCGATTCAATTTCGTGAGAAATTTAATAAAGCGTCATAA
- a CDS encoding AbgT family transporter: MEESRESISKFRRGLFRILDGIEWLGNKLPSPLLLFAILALLVIVLSGIFSGVAVTNPTSGEVVEVKNLLSLSGLEYIFNSAVENFIGFPPLGAVLVTMLGIGLAEQTGLIHTSLKGIVFSFPNKLLTAALVFAGVMSSLAVNAGYVVLPPLGAVLFLGLGRHPLAGLAAAFAGVSGGFGANLALTSTDAILQELTADAARTIDPAYADTITVTMNYFFAAVSVLLVTIIGTFVTEKIIEPRLGKYKGEADAEMEELTDTERKGMRLAGLGFLLTFALMVYLSLGPLRGDGAYIESPFFQALVFVIFLLFLVPGLIYGIVVKEIKNDKDLTRLLGKTMASMGGYIALAFTAGQFIAYFQETNLGTVIAFRGADFLDSTGFDGIALILTFIGLTMVVNFFIGSSSAKWTILAPVFVPIMMNLGYSPEFTTLLYRIGDSVTNMVTPLLLYFPVVIAFAQRYDKKIGIGTLISVMIPYSVAFLLGWLVLLLIWVLLGIPVGPGAPVQY, encoded by the coding sequence TTGGAAGAATCAAGAGAATCCATATCCAAGTTCAGGAGAGGCTTGTTCCGGATCTTGGACGGGATTGAGTGGCTTGGGAATAAGCTGCCGTCCCCGCTCTTATTATTTGCTATATTAGCTTTGTTGGTTATTGTTCTATCAGGCATTTTCTCCGGCGTCGCCGTCACCAACCCGACGAGTGGAGAAGTCGTGGAAGTGAAGAATCTGCTCAGTCTGAGTGGACTGGAGTATATCTTCAATAGTGCCGTCGAAAACTTCATCGGTTTTCCGCCGCTCGGAGCCGTTCTTGTTACAATGCTTGGGATCGGACTTGCTGAACAGACGGGACTGATCCATACGTCGCTGAAGGGGATCGTGTTCTCCTTCCCTAATAAGCTGTTGACGGCCGCGCTTGTGTTCGCAGGTGTGATGTCCAGTTTAGCGGTCAATGCCGGCTATGTCGTTCTTCCGCCGCTTGGAGCGGTTCTGTTCCTCGGACTGGGACGTCATCCGCTCGCCGGTCTTGCTGCTGCGTTCGCCGGGGTATCGGGGGGATTCGGCGCAAACCTTGCTCTGACTTCGACGGATGCGATCCTGCAGGAGTTGACGGCAGATGCTGCCCGTACCATCGATCCTGCTTACGCTGATACGATTACCGTGACGATGAACTATTTCTTTGCTGCCGTCTCCGTTCTTCTCGTAACCATCATCGGTACCTTCGTCACGGAAAAGATCATCGAACCGCGCCTTGGGAAGTACAAGGGAGAGGCCGATGCAGAGATGGAAGAGTTGACTGATACAGAGAGAAAAGGGATGCGGCTTGCTGGTCTCGGCTTTCTTCTAACCTTCGCTTTGATGGTCTATTTGTCGCTCGGACCGCTGCGTGGGGACGGGGCTTATATTGAATCGCCGTTCTTCCAGGCCCTCGTCTTTGTCATCTTCCTTCTTTTCCTTGTACCGGGATTAATCTATGGAATCGTCGTTAAGGAGATCAAGAATGATAAGGATCTAACGAGGCTGCTGGGCAAGACGATGGCGAGTATGGGAGGATATATCGCGCTTGCATTTACAGCGGGTCAGTTCATCGCTTACTTCCAGGAGACGAATCTTGGGACGGTCATCGCCTTTCGGGGAGCTGATTTCCTTGATTCCACCGGGTTTGATGGGATTGCGCTCATTTTGACATTCATCGGTCTGACCATGGTCGTGAACTTCTTCATCGGCAGTTCTTCCGCGAAATGGACGATTCTGGCGCCTGTTTTCGTTCCGATCATGATGAATCTCGGGTATTCTCCTGAATTCACGACGCTGTTGTACCGAATCGGGGACTCGGTGACGAACATGGTGACACCGCTCCTGCTTTATTTCCCTGTCGTCATTGCCTTCGCTCAGCGTTATGACAAGAAAATCGGTATCGGGACATTGATTTCGGTGATGATCCCCTATTCCGTCGCTTTCCTGCTCGGATGGCTCGTGCTCCTGCTCATCTGGGTGCTGCTCGGAATCCCTGTAGGCCCGGGAGCTCCTGTTCAGTATTAA
- the serA gene encoding phosphoglycerate dehydrogenase — MYRVLISDPLSEDGIRPLLDAEDVETINTPSLSKEELLEAVGSADAMIVRSQTQVTREVIEHAPHLKIIGRAGVGVDNIDIEAATENGVVVVNAPDGNTISTAEHTMAMLMSLARNIPQAYHSLKQQRWDRKKYVGVELKDKVLGIVGFGRIGREVASRAKGHRMKVVAFDPFLNEEKAAKAGVTCGTVDEVIAQADFLTVHTPLIEKTKHLINEEAIKKMKDGARILNCARGGIVEENALYEAIKSGKIAGAALDVFEEEPATEHPLLTLDEVIATPHLGASTIEAQENVATDVSYDIIESLRGGTVKNPVNIPSVSSEMMEKLSPYFLLSERLGDFLSKIVDGTLESVNVTYSGELLDVDTMPLTRIAVKGILKRHIGSRVNDVNAFKTASDKGITINEQKSTSTKGFTNLITVEIETDKEKRSIRGTLLNGLGPRIVQFDHYPIDVVPEGHLIVIHHKDQPGAIGRVGSLLAQHQVNIATMQVGRTNEGGEAVMVLTVDKEVTEESVVKLAELSDIQKVQSLTL; from the coding sequence ATGTACCGCGTATTAATCAGTGACCCACTTAGTGAAGACGGAATCAGACCATTATTGGATGCAGAAGATGTAGAAACGATCAATACTCCTTCTCTCTCCAAGGAAGAGCTGCTGGAGGCGGTCGGTTCTGCCGACGCCATGATCGTCCGCAGCCAGACACAGGTGACAAGGGAAGTCATCGAACATGCCCCTCACCTGAAAATCATCGGCCGTGCCGGTGTAGGCGTCGATAACATCGATATCGAGGCAGCGACAGAGAACGGTGTGGTCGTCGTTAATGCGCCGGATGGAAATACGATCTCTACGGCGGAACATACGATGGCGATGCTCATGTCGCTTGCCAGGAACATCCCGCAGGCGTATCACAGCTTGAAGCAGCAGCGCTGGGACCGGAAGAAATACGTCGGTGTCGAGCTGAAGGATAAAGTGCTCGGTATCGTCGGCTTCGGAAGGATCGGCCGGGAAGTTGCTTCCCGCGCCAAAGGCCACCGGATGAAAGTCGTTGCCTTCGACCCGTTCTTGAACGAGGAAAAGGCGGCGAAGGCAGGCGTAACGTGCGGAACGGTCGACGAAGTGATTGCGCAGGCGGACTTCCTTACCGTCCATACGCCCCTTATTGAGAAGACGAAACACTTGATCAATGAAGAGGCGATCAAGAAGATGAAAGACGGCGCGCGCATCTTGAACTGTGCCCGCGGCGGTATTGTGGAAGAGAATGCCCTCTATGAAGCTATTAAATCCGGCAAGATCGCTGGAGCAGCTCTCGACGTTTTCGAGGAAGAGCCGGCGACGGAGCATCCGCTGCTTACCCTTGATGAAGTCATCGCGACTCCGCACCTGGGTGCGAGCACGATCGAGGCGCAGGAGAATGTAGCGACAGACGTCAGCTATGACATCATCGAATCTCTGCGCGGAGGTACGGTGAAAAACCCTGTCAACATTCCATCCGTTTCTTCAGAAATGATGGAGAAGCTGTCTCCTTACTTCCTATTATCCGAGCGTCTTGGGGATTTCCTTTCCAAGATCGTCGACGGCACGCTTGAAAGTGTGAATGTCACGTACAGTGGAGAACTGCTGGATGTCGATACGATGCCGCTTACTCGTATCGCTGTGAAGGGTATTCTGAAGCGTCATATCGGCAGCCGTGTCAACGACGTCAACGCCTTTAAGACGGCATCAGATAAAGGAATTACGATCAACGAGCAGAAGTCGACATCTACAAAAGGCTTCACAAACTTGATCACGGTGGAAATCGAAACAGATAAAGAGAAGCGCAGCATCCGTGGAACGCTTCTGAACGGATTGGGACCACGCATCGTCCAGTTCGATCACTATCCGATCGACGTCGTTCCGGAAGGTCATCTCATCGTCATTCACCACAAAGACCAGCCAGGTGCAATCGGCCGTGTCGGAAGCCTTCTTGCCCAGCATCAAGTCAACATCGCCACGATGCAGGTGGGACGGACGAATGAAGGTGGAGAAGCTGTCATGGTGCTGACGGTCGACAAAGAAGTGACGGAAGAATCCGTTGTCAAGCTGGCAGAGCTCTCTGATATTCAGAAGGTCCAGAGCCTTACTCTCTAA
- a CDS encoding pyridoxal-phosphate-dependent aminotransferase family protein, whose translation MKREWDLLHTPGPTPTPPSVERSMSQPMIGHRGEKCKELMKEIAPRLKPVFGTSGDVLVMTGSGTSALEAAVVNTTKPGEEVIVVVAGAFGDRFAQICRTYELIVHQLDVPWGEAVTPDQVEAALQSYPKAKAVFLTHSETSTGVMHPVEKVAERVKSVSSALVIVDGVSSVGGAGLDMDRYGIDIVVSGSQKALMLPPGLAFAAVGEAAWKVIHENPRPRFYLDLRSYKKQLDAGQTPFTPALSLLYGLEQVLNLLEEEGLENVYARHTLMKDMTRNACLALGLPLLVSEAEASTTVTSIRPDTFEAEQLRKLANEEFGLIMAGGQKHMKGEIFRIGHMGYCRPANVLQYIGIIEIVLKRLGHEFEPGAGVAAAQEAYLKHTREDHHVPRINQ comes from the coding sequence ATGAAGCGTGAATGGGATTTGCTGCACACTCCGGGACCGACTCCGACACCACCAAGTGTGGAGAGAAGCATGAGCCAGCCGATGATTGGTCACCGTGGTGAAAAATGTAAGGAATTGATGAAGGAAATTGCTCCGAGGTTGAAGCCGGTCTTCGGCACTTCCGGAGATGTTTTGGTCATGACAGGAAGCGGAACGTCAGCACTTGAGGCCGCTGTCGTCAATACGACGAAGCCCGGGGAAGAGGTCATCGTCGTTGTCGCCGGTGCCTTCGGAGATCGTTTTGCCCAGATTTGCCGCACGTATGAATTGATCGTCCATCAGCTTGATGTTCCTTGGGGAGAAGCGGTGACACCCGATCAGGTGGAAGCGGCCCTTCAATCCTACCCGAAAGCGAAAGCCGTCTTCCTGACGCACAGTGAAACGTCGACAGGGGTCATGCATCCGGTCGAAAAAGTCGCCGAACGCGTTAAATCCGTAAGCTCTGCCCTTGTCATCGTTGACGGAGTCTCCTCTGTCGGTGGCGCCGGTCTCGATATGGATCGTTATGGAATCGATATCGTAGTATCCGGTTCCCAGAAAGCGTTGATGCTCCCGCCCGGACTTGCGTTCGCCGCTGTCGGAGAAGCAGCCTGGAAAGTGATTCACGAAAATCCACGCCCGCGCTTTTACCTGGACTTGAGATCTTATAAAAAACAGCTCGACGCAGGACAGACACCATTCACTCCGGCCTTGTCGCTGCTGTACGGATTAGAACAGGTGTTGAACCTGTTGGAAGAAGAAGGTTTGGAAAACGTGTATGCACGTCATACGTTAATGAAAGATATGACTCGGAACGCCTGTCTCGCTCTCGGTCTTCCGCTGCTTGTAAGCGAGGCGGAAGCTTCCACTACCGTGACATCGATCCGCCCGGATACCTTCGAGGCAGAGCAGTTGAGGAAGCTTGCCAACGAAGAATTCGGCTTGATCATGGCAGGAGGACAGAAGCATATGAAGGGCGAGATTTTCCGCATCGGCCATATGGGTTACTGTCGCCCGGCAAATGTCCTGCAGTATATCGGCATCATCGAAATCGTCCTGAAGCGTCTCGGACATGAATTCGAACCCGGTGCAGGCGTCGCAGCAGCACAGGAAGCATACTTGAAGCACACAAGGGAGGATCATCATGTACCGCGTATTAATCAGTGA